Proteins encoded by one window of Desulfobulbaceae bacterium:
- a CDS encoding sodium:proton antiporter, with protein MMTMTAVVFVLCYALIALEHPIKINKSATALIAAGLMWTLYSFASPLGVESVIHQLTEKLAETAAIVFFLIGAMTIVEVTDSHGGFEVITSRIKATKLSSLLWIIGFITFYLSSILDNMTTTIVMIALMKRLLKNHDQRLFFAGIIVITANAGGAWSPIGDVTTTMLWIGGQITTLNIIKGVWLASVINAVIPLAVASFFLKGNVVPPDQIDSNHGHGCTQFEKTFMFFMGMGSLIFVPIFKSVTHLPPYLGILFSLGVLWLTANLLHRQKQPQDKEHLTLTKALKRIDMASVVFFIGILLAVATLSANGMLPTLAKMLDTQLGNQSLIVIIIGLVSAIVDNIPLVAASMGMYPLAQYPPDSFLWEFMAYCAGTGGSILIIGSAAGVAAMGLEKIEFFWYARRIAPLALLGYFGGIGAYILQYTLLH; from the coding sequence ATGATGACCATGACTGCTGTTGTTTTCGTGCTCTGCTACGCACTGATCGCTCTTGAGCACCCCATCAAAATCAATAAGTCCGCCACGGCGCTGATCGCAGCCGGCCTGATGTGGACGCTCTACTCCTTTGCCAGCCCCTTGGGCGTTGAAAGCGTTATCCACCAACTGACTGAGAAGCTGGCTGAAACCGCAGCCATAGTCTTCTTCCTCATTGGCGCCATGACCATTGTCGAAGTAACCGACTCCCACGGCGGTTTCGAGGTCATCACCTCACGGATCAAGGCCACCAAATTATCGAGCCTGCTCTGGATCATCGGCTTTATCACCTTCTACCTCTCTTCCATCCTCGACAACATGACCACCACCATCGTCATGATTGCACTGATGAAGAGACTGCTCAAGAATCACGACCAGCGCCTCTTCTTCGCCGGCATTATCGTCATTACGGCCAATGCCGGCGGCGCCTGGTCGCCCATTGGTGACGTGACCACCACCATGCTCTGGATCGGGGGGCAGATCACCACACTCAACATCATCAAGGGCGTCTGGCTTGCTTCGGTAATAAATGCAGTGATTCCACTTGCCGTGGCCTCATTTTTCCTTAAAGGCAATGTTGTGCCTCCGGACCAGATAGACAGCAACCACGGTCACGGTTGCACCCAATTTGAAAAGACCTTTATGTTCTTCATGGGCATGGGATCGCTGATCTTTGTGCCGATCTTCAAGTCAGTGACCCACCTGCCTCCATATCTTGGCATCCTCTTTTCACTCGGGGTGCTATGGCTCACCGCCAACCTCCTCCACCGACAAAAACAGCCGCAAGATAAGGAGCACCTCACCCTGACCAAGGCCCTGAAACGCATCGACATGGCCTCGGTGGTCTTCTTCATCGGCATTCTGCTTGCCGTGGCCACCCTCTCCGCAAACGGCATGCTGCCGACACTCGCCAAGATGCTCGACACTCAACTCGGCAACCAGTCGTTGATCGTCATTATCATCGGCCTTGTTTCCGCCATTGTGGATAACATCCCGCTCGTAGCCGCATCCATGGGCATGTATCCGCTCGCTCAGTACCCACCCGACTCCTTTTTATGGGAGTTCATGGCCTATTGCGCTGGGACAGGCGGCTCAATCCTTATTATCGGTTCGGCCGCTGGCGTTGCAGCCATGGGGCTCGAAAAAATCGAGTTCTTCTGGTATGCCCGGCGTATCGCCCCGCTCGCGCTCCTGGGATATTTCGGCGGCATAGGGGCCTATATTCTTCAATACACCTTGCTGCACTGA
- a CDS encoding SLC13/DASS family transporter, with protein sequence MSNNEKSMQHELPQPPTQIVIATEAKEPFDWKRVFFIFLGLGIFLLIYYMPPWKDAIDPGGKAFPLSVEGKGAIALFLMAGIWWVFEVIPIGATALAIGVFQGLFAIRPAKEAFKDFMDPSVMFIFGSVVVGLAFTKSGLTKRLAYKMLEVVGEKTSMILLGCFVVTAGLAHFMAHTAAAATVFPILMAIYALYGEGDKPTNFGKALFIGMAYSAGAGSIITFLGAARGPAAAGMFKEFTGRDIPFFDLPLYMGIIGWAMVFLIWAILMVFLKPEKKTIPGLRDKVKRLSKELGPMNFNEKFVIVAMLLVVVVMALQSFVPALKSQDRASIMLLSTLLFFLFKVLTVKELEDIPWNIILLFSGAMSIGFCLWKTGAAQWMAVNWLVMFQNAHWLVFILSIAFFVLLMTNFIMNVAAIAISLPVSLVIAPYLGVAPDVIFYASLVTAGMPFVLLIGAAPNAIAYDSKQFTTGEFFKYGIPASLILMVVLGIAIVTFWPLLGMPITIAK encoded by the coding sequence ATGTCCAACAATGAAAAATCAATGCAACACGAACTACCCCAACCTCCGACGCAGATCGTTATCGCCACAGAGGCAAAAGAGCCGTTTGACTGGAAGAGGGTGTTTTTCATCTTCCTCGGCTTAGGAATCTTTCTTCTCATCTATTATATGCCGCCGTGGAAGGATGCGATTGATCCTGGCGGCAAGGCATTTCCCTTATCGGTAGAAGGAAAGGGCGCCATCGCCCTCTTCTTGATGGCAGGCATCTGGTGGGTGTTTGAGGTGATCCCGATCGGTGCAACCGCACTTGCAATCGGGGTATTTCAGGGCCTCTTCGCCATTCGACCGGCAAAAGAAGCATTCAAGGATTTCATGGATCCCTCGGTCATGTTTATCTTTGGCTCGGTGGTAGTAGGCCTTGCCTTCACCAAGTCCGGGCTGACTAAACGTCTTGCGTATAAGATGCTCGAGGTCGTTGGAGAAAAAACCAGCATGATTCTTCTCGGGTGCTTTGTCGTCACGGCGGGACTTGCCCACTTCATGGCACACACTGCGGCTGCAGCCACGGTCTTTCCCATTCTCATGGCCATCTATGCGCTCTACGGCGAAGGAGATAAACCGACAAATTTCGGCAAGGCCCTTTTCATCGGCATGGCCTACTCTGCGGGAGCAGGCAGCATCATCACCTTTCTGGGCGCCGCTCGCGGTCCGGCGGCAGCAGGCATGTTCAAGGAGTTCACCGGTCGGGACATCCCCTTCTTCGATCTCCCCCTCTACATGGGCATCATCGGCTGGGCCATGGTCTTTCTTATCTGGGCGATTCTGATGGTCTTCCTTAAACCGGAGAAGAAGACCATTCCAGGCCTGCGTGACAAGGTCAAACGACTGTCCAAGGAACTTGGCCCCATGAACTTTAACGAGAAATTCGTCATAGTCGCCATGCTCCTCGTCGTGGTGGTTATGGCACTCCAGTCCTTCGTGCCGGCGCTGAAATCTCAAGACCGGGCCTCAATCATGCTGCTGTCGACACTGCTTTTCTTTCTCTTCAAGGTCTTGACCGTCAAAGAACTTGAAGATATCCCCTGGAACATCATCCTCCTTTTCAGCGGGGCCATGAGTATCGGTTTCTGCCTGTGGAAGACCGGCGCTGCCCAGTGGATGGCGGTGAACTGGCTGGTAATGTTCCAGAATGCGCACTGGCTCGTCTTTATCCTCAGCATCGCTTTTTTTGTGCTGCTAATGACAAACTTCATCATGAATGTGGCGGCAATCGCCATCTCACTCCCGGTATCCCTGGTCATCGCCCCCTACCTCGGGGTAGCGCCGGACGTCATCTTCTATGCCTCCCTGGTGACCGCCGGCATGCCGTTTGTACTTTTGATCGGGGCAGCGCCGAATGCTATCGCCTATGACTCAAAGCAGTTCACCACCGGTGAATTCTTCAAGTATGGAATCCCGGCAAGCCTGATCCTCATGGTGGTGCTCGGCATCGCCATCGTCACCTTCTGGCCGCTGCTCGGCATGCCAATCACCATTGCCAAATAA
- a CDS encoding CBS domain-containing protein: MAQLKVVKDIMLDVFNYPHLPYWFTIRQAIGIAKKVFMNGESKCHDPMTILVFDEKYNLMGTLSLKDILKGLEPRFLQPVTTAQVPEEDESGLALLWEAIFTENAAAMADQPVGEVLTPVKHFVRQDDPITRAAHTMIHNDLLLLPVLDDNKFVGVVRMIEIFDELSGVVLTGTDAGTKS; encoded by the coding sequence ATGGCGCAGTTAAAAGTTGTCAAAGATATCATGCTCGATGTGTTCAACTACCCCCACCTGCCCTACTGGTTTACAATTCGGCAGGCGATAGGGATTGCCAAAAAAGTATTCATGAACGGCGAAAGCAAATGCCATGATCCCATGACGATTCTCGTCTTTGACGAGAAGTACAACCTCATGGGGACGTTAAGCCTTAAAGACATTCTCAAGGGACTCGAACCCAGATTTCTGCAACCGGTAACAACCGCGCAGGTGCCGGAAGAGGATGAAAGCGGTCTTGCCCTGCTGTGGGAAGCCATTTTCACCGAAAATGCGGCAGCCATGGCCGACCAGCCGGTCGGCGAGGTACTCACCCCAGTCAAACATTTCGTTAGGCAGGATGATCCGATAACCAGGGCCGCGCACACGATGATCCATAACGATCTCCTCCTCCTCCCAGTCCTGGATGACAATAAGTTTGTGGGAGTAGTGCGGATGATCGAAATATTCGATGAACTTTCAGGCGTAGTTCTCACGGGAACAGACGCCGGCACAAAAAGCTGA